A window of the Haloarcula litorea genome harbors these coding sequences:
- a CDS encoding glycosyltransferase family 2 protein, with protein sequence MATEPAEETTHALSADSDAAPTLSVVLPTKNEAAGIEACLTAIEDAIAELGVTAEVIISDSSTDETPAIAREHGATVVEPDRGGYGYAYRYAFERARGEYVVMGDADTTYDFRELPKLFERARETDADLVLGSRFAGEIKSGAMPTLHQYLGNPALTAFLNHFYDAGVTDAHSGFRVVRREVLGELDLETDGMEFASEMIMAASARGYRIEEVPITYHERVGEATLNSFRDGWEHLRFMLVNAPGYLFSVPGGVLATAGVVVMALAFFDIQLVGPGGGPVWFGIRSMVAGSLLTIAGYQVASLGIFSTMTTDPIRRPSDPTTEWVLDHLTLERGLATGLLLFGVGVAYAGSLVVRWLLAGYNALPALTHDILAFTVVVIGIQTVFGSFFIGSIRDEKP encoded by the coding sequence ATGGCAACAGAGCCGGCGGAGGAGACGACGCACGCGCTGTCGGCCGACAGCGACGCGGCACCAACGCTCAGTGTCGTTCTCCCGACGAAGAACGAGGCGGCCGGTATTGAGGCCTGCCTGACAGCTATCGAAGACGCTATCGCGGAGTTGGGCGTCACCGCGGAGGTCATCATCAGCGACAGCTCGACCGACGAGACGCCGGCGATCGCCCGCGAACACGGCGCGACGGTCGTCGAACCCGACCGGGGCGGCTACGGCTACGCGTACCGGTACGCCTTCGAGCGGGCCCGCGGCGAGTACGTCGTGATGGGGGACGCGGACACGACCTACGACTTCCGGGAACTCCCGAAGCTGTTCGAGCGGGCCCGGGAGACCGACGCCGACCTGGTCCTCGGGAGCCGGTTCGCCGGCGAGATCAAGTCGGGTGCGATGCCCACGCTCCACCAGTACCTGGGCAACCCCGCGCTGACGGCGTTCCTGAACCACTTCTACGACGCCGGCGTCACCGACGCCCACAGCGGGTTCCGCGTCGTCAGGCGTGAGGTCCTCGGAGAACTCGACCTGGAGACCGACGGGATGGAGTTCGCCAGCGAGATGATTATGGCCGCGAGCGCACGGGGCTACCGGATCGAGGAGGTGCCGATCACCTACCACGAGCGGGTCGGCGAGGCGACCCTGAACAGCTTCCGTGACGGCTGGGAGCACCTGCGATTTATGCTCGTCAACGCGCCGGGGTACCTGTTCTCCGTCCCCGGCGGCGTGCTCGCGACGGCGGGCGTCGTCGTGATGGCACTAGCCTTCTTCGACATCCAGCTCGTCGGCCCCGGCGGCGGCCCGGTCTGGTTCGGGATCCGGTCGATGGTCGCCGGCAGCCTGCTGACGATCGCCGGCTACCAGGTGGCCAGTCTCGGGATCTTCTCGACGATGACGACGGACCCGATCCGCCGTCCGTCGGACCCGACGACTGAGTGGGTCCTCGACCACCTCACTCTCGAGCGGGGGCTGGCGACCGGCCTCCTCCTGTTCGGCGTCGGGGTGGCCTACGCCGGTTCGCTGGTCGTCCGATGGCTGCTCGCCGGGTACAACGCGCTGCCGGCGTTGACACACGACATCCTCGCGTTCACGGTCGTCGTCATCGGCATCCAGACCGTGTTCGGCTCCTTCTTCATCGGGTCGATCCGAGACGAAAAGCCCTAG
- a CDS encoding glycosyltransferase family 4 protein has protein sequence MDIAFVTNVVYPFVTGGAEKRVYEIGTRLTDRGHTVTVYGRHFWDGSAETTHDGLRLRAVADERVLYTDDRRSIGEAIEFGLRLLGPLRRNLDAHDVVVASVFPYFPVLAAGAATWRRDVPLVTTWHECWREYWWEYLGYLGIAGIGVERATAAVPQHPVAVSSVTADRLAGIGPARDSIDVVPNGVDVERIRAIEPADTSFDVLFVGRLVEAKRVDLLLEAAATVEDAAVGIVGDGPERDRLESLAGSLGIADRVSFLGFLEEYDDVLAHLRAAEVFATASVREGFGITLVEAMAADCTVVAVDHPNSAATEVVDGAGFLAEPTVESLSTELERALSGVRPPVAPTSRAATFDWDNVTDRAETVYRRVLD, from the coding sequence ATGGATATCGCGTTCGTGACGAACGTTGTCTATCCGTTCGTCACGGGCGGGGCCGAGAAGCGCGTCTACGAGATCGGGACGCGGCTGACCGACCGCGGTCACACCGTGACAGTGTACGGTCGGCACTTCTGGGACGGCTCAGCGGAGACGACTCACGATGGGTTGCGACTTCGAGCCGTCGCCGACGAACGAGTGCTGTACACCGACGATCGCCGGTCGATCGGCGAGGCCATCGAGTTCGGACTGCGACTCCTCGGGCCGCTCCGGCGCAATCTCGATGCCCACGATGTCGTCGTCGCGTCGGTGTTCCCGTACTTCCCGGTGCTCGCCGCGGGGGCCGCGACGTGGCGACGCGACGTGCCGCTCGTGACGACGTGGCACGAGTGCTGGCGGGAGTACTGGTGGGAGTACCTCGGGTATCTGGGGATCGCCGGGATCGGCGTCGAACGAGCGACGGCCGCGGTACCCCAGCACCCGGTCGCCGTCTCCTCGGTGACCGCCGACCGGCTCGCCGGGATCGGGCCGGCCCGGGACAGTATCGACGTCGTCCCGAACGGCGTCGACGTCGAGCGCATCCGCGCGATCGAGCCCGCCGACACGTCGTTCGACGTCCTGTTCGTCGGCCGGCTCGTCGAGGCCAAGCGGGTGGATCTGTTGCTGGAGGCCGCCGCGACGGTCGAGGATGCGGCGGTTGGCATCGTCGGCGACGGTCCCGAGCGGGACCGACTCGAATCGCTCGCGGGGTCGCTCGGGATCGCCGACCGGGTCTCGTTTCTCGGATTCCTTGAGGAGTACGACGACGTGCTGGCGCACTTGCGCGCGGCCGAGGTGTTCGCGACGGCGTCCGTCCGGGAGGGGTTCGGTATCACACTCGTCGAGGCGATGGCCGCTGACTGCACGGTCGTGGCCGTCGACCACCCGAACTCGGCCGCTACGGAGGTCGTCGACGGCGCGGGGTTCCTCGCCGAGCCGACGGTCGAGTCGCTGTCGACGGAACTGGAGCGTGCGCTGTCTGGTGTACGACCCCCAGTCGCGCCGACGAGTCGGGCAGCCACGTTCGACTGGGACAACGTGACTGATCGGGCCGAGACGGTCTACCGGCGCGTGCTCGACTAG
- a CDS encoding glycosyltransferase family 4 protein, with product MHVLLVAREFPPDVVGGVAYHAYNLARALIETGHRVTVLSSTAGDYADETHATLPEVDVVRLDCRKHVSPRAWFDRAVRSALAAKPPWLDDIDVVHSHEYIQFGRLSLVQPVVQKIHFNLGRKFDFFPFRRYPAPVRPFVRAGLSHGVRPLERRVERNALASADGLVFVSDLTKRIQEQDTGFSGPTTVVHNGVDTEQFSPGPESYGSYFLFVGGDQARKGYETVVDAFAATERPLRIAGTTRPAGDKTPSNVEFLGYVEQSRLPELYRGARALVHPAQYEPFGNIVLESLACATPVVVTGPDHCGSAEVLTDEVARIVPPGDPVVLGDAIESFDASAYSPRACRQLAEQYTWESVADQTLQFARSLIE from the coding sequence ATGCACGTGTTGCTCGTCGCTCGTGAGTTCCCGCCCGACGTCGTCGGCGGCGTCGCCTACCACGCGTACAACCTCGCACGGGCGCTCATCGAGACGGGACACCGCGTCACCGTTCTCAGTTCGACTGCCGGCGACTACGCCGACGAGACCCACGCGACGCTGCCCGAGGTCGACGTGGTGCGGCTGGACTGTCGGAAGCACGTGAGCCCGCGTGCGTGGTTCGACCGCGCCGTTCGATCAGCGCTCGCCGCCAAACCACCGTGGCTCGACGACATCGACGTCGTCCACAGCCACGAGTATATCCAGTTCGGTCGGCTCTCGCTCGTCCAGCCGGTCGTCCAGAAGATCCACTTCAATCTCGGGCGGAAGTTCGATTTCTTCCCGTTCCGGCGGTACCCGGCGCCCGTTCGGCCGTTCGTTCGAGCTGGCCTCTCCCACGGTGTCCGCCCGCTGGAACGCCGGGTGGAGCGCAACGCGCTGGCGAGCGCCGACGGACTGGTGTTCGTCAGCGATCTCACGAAGCGAATCCAGGAGCAAGACACAGGTTTCTCGGGTCCGACGACGGTGGTCCACAACGGCGTGGACACCGAGCAGTTCAGTCCCGGACCCGAAAGCTATGGGTCGTACTTCCTGTTCGTCGGTGGCGACCAGGCCCGGAAAGGGTACGAGACGGTCGTCGACGCGTTCGCGGCGACCGAGCGACCGCTCCGGATCGCGGGGACGACACGGCCAGCAGGCGATAAGACACCTTCGAACGTCGAGTTTCTGGGCTACGTTGAACAGTCCCGGCTCCCGGAGCTGTACCGCGGTGCGCGAGCGCTGGTGCACCCGGCACAGTACGAACCGTTCGGGAACATCGTCCTCGAATCGCTAGCGTGTGCCACGCCGGTCGTCGTCACCGGGCCCGACCACTGCGGGAGCGCGGAGGTCCTCACCGACGAGGTCGCACGAATCGTGCCGCCCGGCGATCCGGTAGTGCTCGGGGACGCGATCGAGAGCTTCGACGCCAGCGCGTACAGTCCACGAGCCTGTCGACAGCTCGCGGAGCAGTACACCTGGGAGTCGGTCGCCGACCAGACGCTGCAGTTTGCCCGCTCACTCATCGAGTGA
- a CDS encoding glycosyltransferase family 4 protein: MHVTLVSTPPETTSGTGQYTDALGDELADDDGVTHEYLPLDGANPIPFVSTAIRAGDGETDVVHVQFDYVLFGPLGLYTLLVFPLLWLRARRQGFALVVTMHEALNGALVTPPLAPLKALYARLINRLIARTADGVVFLSGEAEDRFEVSVGDGPFHHIPHGADRTETREMDTADAKRAFGYGAETRLVVEPGYVSPRKGSDLFLSLARRCPDVEFLLAGGPPRERHTAFFESIRGDAPPNLRVTGHLDDDRFHAAFVAADLVVLPYNETEQTGIVNAVNQSGVFNWCAAYGVPVLASDCAHFRSLHTEWDAVWLFDPADLDDAAQRLRRLLDDEAERARLASTVERYAREHSLSAAADEHRTLYRRVTR; encoded by the coding sequence ATGCACGTGACGCTCGTGTCGACGCCGCCGGAGACCACGTCGGGGACGGGACAGTACACCGACGCGCTCGGCGACGAACTGGCCGACGACGACGGCGTGACCCACGAATATCTCCCGCTCGATGGTGCGAACCCGATCCCCTTCGTCTCGACGGCGATACGAGCCGGCGACGGGGAGACCGACGTCGTCCACGTTCAGTTCGACTACGTCCTCTTCGGGCCCCTGGGGTTGTACACGCTCTTGGTCTTCCCGCTGCTCTGGCTGCGGGCGCGTCGACAAGGGTTCGCGCTGGTCGTGACGATGCACGAGGCCCTCAACGGGGCGCTGGTCACACCGCCGCTGGCCCCGCTCAAGGCCCTGTACGCTCGCCTCATCAATCGCCTGATCGCCCGAACGGCCGATGGGGTGGTCTTCCTGTCGGGGGAGGCAGAGGACCGATTCGAGGTCAGCGTCGGCGACGGCCCGTTCCACCACATCCCTCACGGGGCCGACCGGACCGAGACGCGCGAGATGGACACGGCCGACGCCAAGCGGGCGTTCGGATACGGCGCCGAGACACGGCTGGTCGTCGAACCCGGGTACGTCAGTCCCCGGAAGGGAAGCGATCTGTTCCTGTCGCTCGCACGGCGGTGTCCGGATGTCGAGTTCCTCCTCGCGGGTGGGCCGCCACGCGAGCGACACACGGCGTTCTTCGAGTCGATCCGTGGCGACGCACCGCCGAATCTCCGGGTGACCGGCCACCTCGACGACGACCGTTTCCACGCCGCGTTCGTCGCGGCTGACCTCGTCGTCCTCCCGTACAACGAGACCGAGCAGACCGGCATCGTCAACGCGGTCAACCAGAGCGGCGTGTTCAACTGGTGTGCCGCCTACGGCGTGCCGGTACTGGCGAGCGACTGCGCACACTTCCGCAGTCTGCACACGGAGTGGGACGCGGTGTGGCTGTTCGATCCCGCGGATCTCGACGACGCTGCACAGCGGCTGCGACGGTTGCTCGACGACGAGGCCGAACGAGCCAGGCTGGCGTCCACCGTCGAGCGGTACGCGAGGGAGCACTCGCTCTCGGCAGCCGCCGACGAGCACCGAACGCTGTACCGACGGGTCACTCGATGA
- a CDS encoding glycosyltransferase family 4 protein: MADIGVVHASITAGGGAEAVGVHTVAALIEAGHDVTLYTTDAPDFSALNERLGTTVPGTVDIVTVDGATVAAVELARRAARPLGVTDFPLLRQTVFERIVADRYQSAHDTLVCTHGEFSIGDTVEYVHFPYFSPAAMRQYGTRFEESLYPPYHRLCRALKRRDSGGTRTTLTNSTWTATVIAETLGRDARVLHPPVDTDAFDPPEWEAMESGFVSVGRIHPLKRQQLAIDIVDALRASGVDTHVHIVGPVGDESYHADLADRASTRPYVHLEGELPRSDLTALLESHRYGLHTRRYEHFGMAVAEMVASGSLPFVHASGGQQAVVGNIDELCYSDRADAVEKIGTTLRTPQSHQRLLEELSQRAQFNSRAQFREEVVAAVEAHLTSE, encoded by the coding sequence ATGGCAGACATTGGGGTCGTCCACGCGTCGATCACCGCCGGTGGCGGTGCGGAGGCGGTCGGTGTCCACACCGTCGCGGCACTGATCGAGGCGGGTCACGACGTGACGCTGTACACGACCGACGCCCCCGACTTCTCGGCGCTGAACGAGCGGCTCGGGACGACGGTACCGGGCACCGTAGACATCGTCACGGTCGATGGGGCGACCGTCGCCGCAGTCGAACTCGCCCGACGGGCCGCCCGCCCACTCGGCGTCACGGACTTCCCGCTGCTCCGGCAGACGGTGTTCGAGCGCATCGTCGCCGACCGGTATCAGTCCGCCCACGACACGCTCGTCTGTACGCACGGGGAGTTCTCGATCGGCGACACGGTCGAGTACGTTCACTTCCCCTACTTTTCGCCCGCGGCGATGCGACAGTACGGGACCCGGTTCGAGGAGTCGCTCTATCCGCCGTACCACCGACTCTGTCGGGCGCTCAAGCGACGTGATAGCGGCGGTACCAGGACGACGCTGACGAACTCCACCTGGACGGCGACCGTCATCGCGGAGACGCTCGGCCGGGACGCACGCGTCCTCCACCCACCCGTCGATACTGACGCGTTCGATCCCCCCGAGTGGGAGGCGATGGAGTCCGGCTTCGTCTCCGTTGGTCGGATCCACCCCCTGAAGCGCCAGCAGCTCGCCATCGACATCGTGGACGCGCTGCGTGCCAGCGGTGTCGACACTCACGTCCACATCGTCGGCCCCGTCGGTGACGAGTCGTACCACGCCGACCTCGCGGATCGTGCGTCGACCAGACCGTACGTCCATCTGGAGGGCGAGCTGCCGCGATCGGATCTGACGGCGCTACTCGAGTCCCACCGGTACGGACTCCACACCCGTCGGTACGAACACTTCGGGATGGCGGTCGCCGAGATGGTCGCGAGCGGGTCGCTCCCGTTCGTCCACGCAAGCGGTGGTCAGCAGGCCGTCGTCGGGAACATCGACGAACTCTGTTACAGCGACCGGGCCGACGCCGTCGAGAAGATCGGGACGACGCTGAGAACCCCCCAGTCACACCAGCGGCTACTCGAGGAGCTGTCACAGCGGGCCCAGTTCAACAGTCGAGCTCAGTTCCGAGAGGAGGTGGTGGCCGCAGTCGAAGCCCACCTCACCAGCGAGTAG
- a CDS encoding STT3 domain-containing protein, with the protein MDEQVREQARTLLEDRPELRSDLRAILEQDEHGPWSFQDVPVDSGAFGEIVSAELVEETDDGYRVRDPDALSQVLDAPDDSGIDDTGDGISVLSDIDVSFDTRRLGALAAALLFVALVRTALIYPAVFRDGTIVLAGNDPYMYHEAVEILLSEGPSAFTLGGLSDLAIEFLSSEIRTHDTLLIVTLWWGAATLGGTTAAVSTVLAWYPILAALVTAAATYGITHRLTGDVRCAIASVVMLAVTPAHAYRTALGYADHHAFDFMLLSLTALAVLVVVDERFDRDRPRLGVSLTGWTAIVGGGITVAAQAAAWRGGPLLLLPIAFYAVARAYFDLRADARPLRTTGPLIGLLTIGTVLSYGVHAGLGWLQPYRALAPALLLVGVVTVVTIAVVVDQLDLPAWTVFAGTAGIGAAGIGLVPLVVPPVARAVTEFGSYLARYGRSDIAETQSLFSQGNIVAPIFLFGLLFFIALPYLVWGTWRQVSQARRPDWLLVTSYAWWFFGLAIVQNRFTGELSPFFAVFAGIAFVHLAAWTDILQPLSLTDRSEDVGAAADGGIEPLSRLDYRTIGYLVVLFLLVGGLGIVQSSVKMQQIAVNDAEYETASWVGEYADDRGMTYPDNYVLSRWGSNRPDNYLVNGETESYGYALENYERFARSQTGDGWYEQFRNDDVGFIIVRPVAGSANGSVHSQLHDHYGSRTGQRPALTHYRALYHSTGGDIVAFEVVPGATVTGTASPGQTITAETAVTLPPQGTESTYARQVFVSQNGTYQFTTPYAGTYTVGNSTVTVSEAAVRNGRTVED; encoded by the coding sequence ATGGACGAGCAGGTACGGGAGCAGGCGCGGACGCTATTGGAGGACCGCCCCGAACTCCGGAGTGATCTGCGTGCCATTCTCGAACAGGACGAACACGGTCCGTGGTCGTTCCAGGACGTTCCAGTCGATTCCGGTGCGTTCGGCGAGATCGTCTCTGCGGAACTGGTCGAAGAGACCGACGACGGCTACCGGGTTCGCGACCCGGATGCGCTCTCACAGGTGCTGGATGCACCGGACGACTCAGGTATCGACGACACCGGTGATGGAATTTCCGTGCTGTCGGACATCGACGTGTCGTTCGATACTCGCAGACTCGGGGCCCTCGCCGCCGCGTTGCTGTTCGTCGCGCTCGTTCGCACTGCCCTGATATACCCGGCGGTATTCCGGGACGGAACGATCGTTCTCGCCGGGAACGATCCGTATATGTACCACGAGGCCGTCGAGATACTCCTCTCGGAGGGACCGTCCGCGTTCACGCTCGGTGGCCTCTCGGACCTCGCTATCGAGTTTCTCTCGTCGGAGATCCGGACCCACGACACGCTTCTCATCGTGACGCTGTGGTGGGGAGCGGCGACGCTCGGTGGGACCACAGCGGCAGTCAGTACGGTCCTCGCGTGGTATCCGATACTGGCAGCGCTCGTCACGGCGGCCGCGACCTACGGGATCACGCACCGTCTGACCGGCGACGTGCGGTGTGCCATCGCATCGGTCGTTATGCTCGCGGTCACACCTGCCCACGCTTACCGCACTGCCCTCGGCTACGCAGATCATCACGCGTTCGATTTTATGCTGCTGTCACTCACCGCTCTTGCCGTCCTCGTGGTCGTCGACGAGCGCTTCGATCGCGACCGCCCACGACTCGGCGTGTCACTGACGGGTTGGACCGCGATCGTCGGCGGTGGCATTACCGTCGCCGCACAAGCCGCAGCGTGGCGTGGCGGGCCACTGTTGCTGCTACCGATCGCGTTCTACGCCGTGGCGCGGGCGTACTTCGATCTTCGCGCCGACGCACGGCCGCTCCGGACCACTGGCCCCCTGATCGGGCTGCTCACTATCGGGACCGTCCTCTCGTACGGCGTCCACGCAGGTCTCGGCTGGCTGCAGCCCTACCGCGCACTCGCACCTGCACTCCTGCTCGTCGGCGTCGTGACCGTCGTCACCATCGCGGTGGTCGTCGATCAGCTCGATCTCCCCGCCTGGACGGTCTTTGCGGGGACTGCCGGCATCGGTGCCGCTGGGATCGGCCTCGTCCCGCTTGTCGTCCCGCCGGTTGCACGGGCAGTGACCGAGTTCGGGAGCTATCTCGCCCGATATGGGCGGAGCGATATCGCCGAGACACAGTCGCTGTTCAGTCAGGGGAACATCGTCGCGCCGATATTCCTCTTCGGCCTGCTGTTCTTCATCGCGCTACCGTACCTCGTCTGGGGGACGTGGCGACAGGTCTCTCAGGCGCGACGGCCCGACTGGCTCCTCGTCACGTCGTACGCGTGGTGGTTCTTCGGTCTCGCGATCGTCCAGAACCGATTCACCGGTGAGCTGTCCCCGTTCTTTGCCGTGTTCGCTGGCATCGCGTTCGTCCATCTCGCCGCGTGGACCGACATCTTACAGCCGCTCTCTCTTACTGACAGGAGCGAAGACGTTGGTGCTGCAGCGGACGGTGGGATCGAGCCCCTCTCTCGGCTCGACTACCGGACGATCGGCTATCTTGTCGTCCTCTTCCTGCTGGTCGGTGGACTTGGCATCGTCCAGTCGTCGGTGAAGATGCAGCAGATCGCGGTCAACGACGCGGAGTACGAAACTGCGTCGTGGGTCGGTGAGTATGCTGACGACCGCGGGATGACGTATCCCGACAACTACGTGTTGAGCCGCTGGGGAAGCAACCGTCCCGATAACTACCTCGTGAACGGAGAGACCGAATCCTACGGCTATGCTCTGGAGAACTACGAGCGGTTCGCTCGCTCGCAGACGGGCGATGGCTGGTACGAGCAGTTCAGGAACGACGACGTGGGCTTCATCATCGTTCGACCAGTGGCGGGGTCCGCGAACGGATCGGTCCACTCGCAACTGCACGACCACTACGGCAGTCGGACCGGCCAGCGTCCCGCTCTGACGCACTACCGTGCCCTGTACCACTCCACTGGGGGTGACATCGTCGCGTTCGAGGTCGTGCCCGGGGCGACGGTGACGGGCACTGCGTCGCCCGGACAGACGATCACCGCCGAGACCGCAGTCACACTGCCACCCCAGGGGACCGAGTCGACCTACGCTCGACAGGTCTTCGTCAGTCAAAACGGCACCTACCAGTTCACGACGCCGTACGCGGGCACGTACACCGTCGGCAACTCCACGGTCACGGTCTCGGAGGCGGCCGTCCGGAACGGCAGAACCGTCGAGGACTGA
- the aglF gene encoding UTP--glucose-1-phosphate uridylyltransferase AglF: MKAVVLAAGEGTRLRPLTEDKPKGMVEVAGKPILTHCFEQLIELGADELLVVVGYKKQAIINHYEDEFEGVPITYTHQREQRGLAHALLTVEEHVEDDFMLMLGDNIFEANLQDVVNRQREDRADAAFLVEEVPWEEASRYGVCDTNKYGEITQVVEKPDDPPSNLVMTGFYTFTPAIFHACHLVQPSGRDEYEISDAIDLLLHSGRTIDAIRMDGWRNDIGYPEDRDQAEKRLQGEVDPELAAENIANSD, translated from the coding sequence ATGAAAGCTGTCGTACTCGCCGCCGGGGAAGGCACTCGTCTCCGCCCTCTCACCGAGGACAAGCCCAAGGGAATGGTCGAGGTCGCGGGCAAGCCCATCCTCACGCACTGCTTCGAGCAACTCATCGAGCTCGGGGCCGACGAACTCCTCGTGGTGGTCGGCTACAAGAAACAGGCCATCATCAACCACTACGAGGACGAGTTCGAGGGCGTCCCCATCACCTACACCCACCAGCGCGAACAGCGGGGGCTGGCCCACGCGCTCCTCACTGTGGAGGAACACGTCGAGGACGACTTTATGCTGATGCTGGGGGACAACATCTTCGAGGCGAACCTCCAGGATGTCGTCAACCGCCAGCGGGAGGACCGGGCCGACGCGGCCTTCCTCGTCGAGGAGGTCCCCTGGGAGGAGGCCAGCAGGTACGGCGTCTGTGACACCAACAAGTACGGCGAGATCACCCAGGTCGTCGAGAAGCCCGATGACCCGCCGTCCAACCTCGTGATGACCGGCTTCTACACGTTCACGCCGGCGATCTTCCACGCCTGCCACCTCGTCCAGCCCTCCGGCCGCGACGAGTACGAGATCAGCGACGCCATCGACCTGCTCCTCCATTCGGGCCGGACCATCGACGCCATCCGGATGGACGGCTGGCGTAACGACATCGGCTACCCAGAGGACCGCGACCAGGCCGAGAAACGCCTCCAGGGGGAAGTCGACCCCGAGCTCGCGGCCGAGAACATCGCTAACAGCGATTGA